The DNA region CATTCTCTGCTTAGTTTGCAACTTTAGAAGACTGATCATTTGGGAagtgattaaacatgaaaacacatgtaccaGTACTGACTTGACACACGTAAACGAACATTACACATGTAGCTGGCACTCACAACTGCATAGACAGACAGGAGTTGAACACACTTGCACTCCACCCTTGCACCACAACAACATTCACAATACGAGAAGTTTGCACCAGTtccataattttgcttttccccAGTCACTTCTCGATAAGTAAACCGACGTTCTACATGACTAGTGCACGCAAAGAGACGTGTTCATTTCGGAAAACGCCTGCATGTTGGCGAGTGGTCTATAGTCAAACGACAAAGTTTTCAGAAGACATATTTGTCCGtaaaaagaatgtaaattatTGCTCATGATTGAGCAAGTCTAAGATATGTTTAGTGTGGCGTTGCAAGCACACGTGCtaagcatacagtgtaggtgtttggtgcagtgtacaatgcatgtacatacacattgtgtgtgtcaattttGAATGAGACTTGTTCTTCTGTTAATCGGGTACCTCgcttaatcgggtaagaaacgctctgccCGAGCCTACCTGATaatgcggagagtactgtatcaTACTGTATTAATGACACACTTGAATGAGTGCAGTAGAGACAGTAGGTCACCATTTTTCAGTTTTACACTCTGAGAGCTTTACAGATTGTATAGCATCTAGACAGACATAGGATCAAATTCTGGATTATATACAAGAGGAGATATGTTTACAACAGATAACTTGTAttgcttgaaggtttgcatggtgaagtaaatgagggagaaagatttgcagtgacaccatgtgtatgtagtccttaaccgggtcgttgcttggcagaagaagagcctagaaagaggattgaagagggaagcgacatatgggggttgtaaggagggcaaaaagtgaagagtgggggacagtaatgAGCTAGAAgatgaagttgcactagtggagacagtagagaaagggacagagagaggggtaaggaagaatagagtgagaagATCTAAATATCAAGGAGTACATGTTTGGAATTCTGTCCTTGATGAAATGAAGTTTTGTCCTTCCCTTGCCTCTTTTAAACGTAGATTTAAAAGGTATTTGTTGAATAATTATAATTGAAGTTTTGCAGAAATTTAATCAAACGTTCATGTGATGTCTGcagtgtgtatttttttttttacatatttttcacTCATATTTCGCCAgtttgtatttgttgtttttttttttggctttttaaTCGTCCGTCTTTCCCTCTTTTTAAGCGTATCTCATAATTGTACATAAAATCTCAAGTGGGAGTCCAGCCATAGAAAGGCCAATGGCCTCTGCTGGCtcctccattttctctcttagaatttcttttaaaattttttttttctctccattgtgcttgtttttcttgtacatgtatgttgttacCAAATGCAATGTTATTATCTTCGCCTTGTTCTTTGtaacatgtattttaatgagaatttggaaataaatgaaatgaaaatgaatcaagtaagatgttcggacatcgttaggaggagaaagatgaaatggaggggaagaggaagagggaggagtTGAAGGTTGGACAATCatagagataggagagagaagtgaagattcatgaaaccaagagaagaCATCTTTGCTCACAGGCAAATGCCATTATTATGTTTCATAATTTAAAGGAACAGAACTATGATGAAGATGCATTTaaattctctcattttttttgttttggtttttttaccgtgaaaacataatatttctagtaatatgaaatataagaCTGTGAAAGAACAGTTTGCAAAATAGACTTGGTATTGATGATTGTGAGGTAGATAAGAATTATCTACGTACATACAGGCAGCATTATCTAGTaatgagttaaaaaaaaaaatgtgcatcagCAGTTCAACTTCCTGTATGTCATGCTGGTTGACATTTCTTGGTGAAACTATAAAGAGACATTTGATCTTTGCAAACATACATGTCTTTTGATCTTCTCTTTGCCTCGACTTACAGGATCTTTTGACGAAGCACAGGTTTATCAGAAAAACAAGAGGTGATGGAAATTGCTTCTTCCGAGCATTTGGCTTTGCATACTTTGAGACTCTTCTCACAGACAAAGTAGAACTTCACAGGTGAGGAAAATGTGTGGTGCCAAATATGCAGtgttccttttttccttttttttttttcaaagatttctCTTTGTGTATATCCACCAACGTGTGTAGATGATGCCTTTTGCACTGcactactgtacagtgtatattaatGAGAAGACTGTTGCAAGTTCATGTGCCAAAATTTGTGAGTTGAGAGCCAAACTAATGAATCCAGCTAGGTTGTCCAGCTGGCATCTTCTCACTTTCAGATGGAAATACTACATTGCATGATGCATCCTAAGTGTTAACCGTTGTTTCAAAGTGTTCACATCGAGTGATTGGAAAATAAGGgaataaatacacacaaacaaagataGGAATCTCCTCTGTTTTCCATGCTTTCTGCAGATTTATTGGCATTGCAAAGGAGAGCAAAGATGAGCTGATCAACCTGGGTTTCCCATCTTTCACTTTGGAAGACTTCCATGATACAGTGAGTATGACAAGGACTCCAATTCTCCCGTTTGGGGCAGAGGACCTCCCACTTTGAAGCCTTTATCTCAAAATCTCCTGCTCTTCCGCTTGAGTTTGAATTTCTCATGCTGAAGATATATCTTTTACTGCTTAAAACTTAGCTTTCTCCCACTCAACTTTGCTTTGTCATTTCTGTTCAAAGATAATGCTATTGAAATATAGAACTAGAGTGCATTTGTAGCCTTAGAACCGCTTGTGGGCGACAAAGCGGGACCTGGATCCCCATTGCAAGGGACACTGCACTTATTGTAGCTTCTAGTGTGCACTCTGTGTACATAATGTAATGCGCACTTTTGTGCAACAGAGTCTCCGCTTTGCTTGGGggttcaggcgggagaatctttCATTGTACAAATGCTTAGGTGGGGTTGAAGTTTCTGGTGTGACATTTTTAATGGTAGAACTGGGTTTAGTCTTCAAGGTACAttcttaaccctttgaggacgagtcccgagtatattcgggcaagtgtctatgggaaatgcgtgttgtaacaaaatcagcccgtcctcaacgggttaaacagtCAATGAGATTCGCCGAGGCTTTGCCCACATTTTGCATGATTGTTAACTTCAGTTTAAGATGAATGATAATGTGCTAAATGGTGATTACAAACGTATCTTTTCCATGGGTCCTGTGGGATGGTTGGCTTCCAAATCTCACTGTTTTTCTTTACTCTGAACAGATAATCACGAAAACTTTGcctttggtttgtgtgtgtgtggatgcaAGAgtcttgaccccccccccccccaccaaaaaagaaaagaaaaagaaaatgttgttgTAATGCCAAATGAATAACAtattatctcatttgcatataagGACAGATAAAATTGTATGAAGCCACATTCTCATCCCTATCAAAATAAGGCAGTTTTCTTATATTTTTAACTTGAAGGTTAAAATTATACAGTGAATGAAGTGATATTCAAGAGGAAAACaatactttcaatttttattgaaGTCCACAGATGCATACACAACATGGTTCTAAAGTGTATACAAGTATGTCTTTGGTCTTTTTTGTGTTAGTATCTGGAAAAGAGCCGTAGTAAATTTCAGAATGTATTAAGAGTGTAGATACTTGCAGTGCTTCTGATATTGTATGATATGATGCCACTAAGTGGCaaattctgtttgtttggtaTTCTTTTGTCTAGTTCATGGAGGCCGTCCAGTTGTTGCAAGACCAGCCCAGCGTGGACAAACTGGTGGACACGTTCTGTGACCAAGGCATTTCGGATTACCTCGTCGTCTACTTCCGCCTCCTCACGTCGGGAGAACTCCAGAAGCAGGGCGAGTTCTATCAGAATTTCATCGAAGGTGGAAGGACTGTCAAAGAATTCTGCAGCCAGGTAAGGAGCGGTTTACCTCTTTCTTGTAAATACACTTACTAATTCATCATGGAAAACAAGTTTGAAAAATATCTATTTCTTGTTTGAAAAGTAAACATGGCTAAGGGCAACCCTACGCTTCTCAACCTTTTCTAACCCGAGGCCCACTTTTGCtcatgtaagtttttttttttttttgaggcccAGATAGATGAACAAGGaatatttttggggaattttTTGGCCGACATCGCGGCTCACCTGAGAGAGCTTCATGGTCCACAAGTGGACCGTGGCCCACCAGTTGATAAGGCGAGGGAGGGGGAGGCTTGGGGCAAAGTTTTTTGTGTGAAGTAGATAAAGTATGCATGCAGGCAGGTGTTTGTTTTGTCTgagttgtgtgtgtgcagaGAATGACAAGTCAACCACACACTACTCTTACTTAATTCCTATACTCCAATATGCCCTGTAGATTGTTTGGTTGGTATCATTGTCGTGGTTGTAAATCAAGGACAAACTTTTGGGGTAACTGTACTCCTTCATTTCAAGGAGTCTCCGCATAATGTATTTGCAGTAGAAGAGTGTAATTCTGTAAGCGCAATGTGTGGAAAGTCAGAATGCTCTATGTCTCTCAAACTGGCCAGTTTGGATGAGGTTGAATGATCAATTAAGACAAGAGCCTACTATCtagcatgttcaaaatattaATCATCAGATCAATGTTGTACAGGTCATTTCCCATGGTCAGGCATTCATCCTGGACACTTGTTAATGACTCGTGCAGTTAAAGGATATCTTTACCCAAAAATTAAACTTGAGAGTGAAAACAGCatctaaaataataataaacatcTAAAATAAGGCCCAAATACATTGATCTTGTTTCCAATAATTCTTCATAAGGatgataaatcaaataaaatcaaattacatTCTTTCCCCCTCATGGAGCACCCAGATATATTTGGTTCCGTGTTTAGGCCGTACGTTTCAAGCATGTGCACGCGTATTTGGCGATGCACTGATGCCCATACAATTGCTTTGTAGTTCATACTATACATGAGCATTTGAGCACTGAACATCAAAGTTTGCACAGAGAGTTGTAGACCTGCAATGTGTATGCAACTGAACGCAATGAATAAAGCTAGATGACTAGTTTTAAATCAAGGTGCTTGTACTTTTGCCGTTTGGGGACTGATCTTTTTAATTCAAGATCTCcttgtgggagaaatttcagATGTCTCTGGGCTATTACCAATATGCAAGTCTACAATatcagaaaattgaatttttgagTACAGATACACTTGAACTGCAAGGTGTATATTTCACAGGAAAAACagttgtgtgtggggggggggggggaacttgccAATCGTTGAGTCTGTTTCATCTGAAATGTTTGATCATAAATCTGTGCGATAAGTGGCATTACTCACACTATTTCATTTACTATGTCACCCAAAACAGGAAGTTGAGCCAATGGCCAAGGAGAGTGACCACATCCACATCATTGCACTGACCACTGCCCTGTCTGTTGGCATCAGAGTGGCCTACCTAGATCGGGGTGAGGGGGGAAAGGTCAACTGTCACGACTTCCCTGAGGGATGCACACCACAGCTCACCCTCCTCTACCGGCCTGGTCACTATGATATACTCTACTCCTAGCCACCCCTCTCTGAAGAATGGATActtccaatttttttttgaccaaTGCCCTTAACTGGGAAGAGAGaactgatgaatattcatggttGTTGTAAAACAATCTGGGTTTCATAAACTCATGGCAGGGGTGTTAATATGCACACCCCAGCGCTCTGTGTCCTGTGTTTCATTAATTGTGCATTTGCTGCAGGATTGGGGCATTCATGTTGATACGACATGTATCCCCAGGTCGCTGGACAAGGAATTGTGGTGGGTTGTTACCGGATAATGATGGACGATCACTTGCAATGTATCCACTGTTATCAGTTCCTGTAAAGCGTAGATAGTAGCCTGCATTTGTCTGTAAGGATATATCAGGCTTATAGTAGCAGAAAGTAGCTACTTGTCTCTTGAACATATCACAATACAGCGGGCATAGTCATCGTGTTAGAGAGGATATACAATGTGCATTCATTAGTCCAAGGCAACTGTAAAATGTGTctcaacattttatgaaaacaagTAGACTTTCAAATGTAGCAGCAATTTAATTTCTCTTCACCAAACTGTGACCctgtgaaataaaatttagcTGTCAATTGCTAATCATAACGATGATTTGCAAGT from Diadema setosum chromosome 1, eeDiaSeto1, whole genome shotgun sequence includes:
- the LOC140231975 gene encoding ubiquitin thioesterase OTUB1-like; amino-acid sequence: MANKEEKPLSDQEIEQFTGMARDEAIIAQVDKIEKEMKESTALVSDKLPLLVLTDEFRSDPVYSQKIEDLLTKHRFIRKTRGDGNCFFRAFGFAYFETLLTDKVELHRFIGIAKESKDELINLGFPSFTLEDFHDTFMEAVQLLQDQPSVDKLVDTFCDQGISDYLVVYFRLLTSGELQKQGEFYQNFIEGGRTVKEFCSQEVEPMAKESDHIHIIALTTALSVGIRVAYLDRGEGGKVNCHDFPEGCTPQLTLLYRPGHYDILYS